From Nicotiana tabacum cultivar K326 chromosome 20, ASM71507v2, whole genome shotgun sequence, one genomic window encodes:
- the LOC142174452 gene encoding protein FAR1-RELATED SEQUENCE 5-like translates to MVNAGIKPTATYSYLAEEAGGVDVLGYSKKDCFNFIHQLIKSKVEAGDAQSVVNEFNNRQANETLFYWDVQLDLEGRIANFFWRDGRSRIDYEIFGDVVSFDTTYRTNKYRMICAPFIGINHHWQNIIFGCAFLSDESAESFKWLFSTFLKSMGECSISFGLT, encoded by the exons ATGGTTAATGCTGGTATAAAGCCGACTGCAACTTATTCTTACTTGGCAGAAGAAGCTGGAGGGGTTGATGTTTTAGGTTATTCAAAGAAGGATTGTTTTAATTTTATACATCAGTTGATAAAATCTAAGGTGGAAGCTGGGGATGCTCAAAGTGTTGTTAATGAATTTAATAACAGACAAGCAAATGAGACACTCTTTTATTGGGATGTTCAACTTGATTTGGAAGGACGTATAGCTAATTTCTTTTGGAGAGATGGTCGATCTAGAATTGACTATGAGATATTTGGGGATGTTGTGTCTTTTGATACCACATATCGAACAAATAAGTATCGTATGATTTGTGCACCATTTATTGGAATAAATCATCACTGGCAGAATATAATTTTTGGTTGTGCATTTTTATCTGATGAGTCTGCAGAATCTTTCAAATGGTTGTTCTCTACATTTTTAAAGTCAATGGGAG AATGCTCCATCTCATTTGGGCTCACTTAA
- the LOC142174785 gene encoding protein FAR1-RELATED SEQUENCE 9-like, translating into MMLTMHNVEEHKWLKNLYNIRHMWSTAFNNDVFSAGLKATSRSESTNHVLNGFGDLSTYLHIFVTNYEKNVVNKWCLSEEHEDFKCKQGKPTPVVKGSPILTQISAVYTHKIYNIFEKEFLKGAGTCFIEAKVYCDGHVSKYEVKMHNSSKSWFVELDHTTLHVTCTCKKFESMGILCAHCLLIYTSNKVCEIPKEYILRRWTKDARKRIKNLPTQSCSMNRSSESEIVYTNSMMQTCYNLTHLSKYSVECRDIFQRHLENASDELDDYLEKLNSSAAHISAKNCEKNIEDNKVLEPLYVKAPGIRKERILRHWEKPKKRKTSQLTNGKIKKSQKDVAPSIKNMFEDNAYTPHQAISPLPEVNLQDVDFDLDMNESNVSLLALLQSVGNTTQQSSTSTWKSGAKYN; encoded by the exons ATGATGCTTACAATGCACAATGTAGAAGAACACAAGTGGTTGAAGAATCTTTATAATATTCGACACATGTGGTCTACAGCTTTTAATAATGATGTGTTTAGTGCTGGAttgaaagccacatctcgaagTGAATCTACTAATCATGTACTAAATGGGTTTGGAGATTTGAGCACTTATTTGCATATATTTGTGACTAATTATGAAAAAAATGTAGTAAATAAGTGGTGTTTGAGTGAAGAACACGAGGACTTCAAATGTAAACAGGGTAAGCCTACTCCTGTTGTTAAAGGTAGTCCAATTTTAACTCAGATTTCTGCAGTCTACACTCATAAGATTTACAACATATTTGAGAAAGAGTTTCTCAAAGGAGCCGGAACATGTTTTATTGAGGCAAAAGTATATTGTGATGGCCACGTGTCCAAATATGAAGTGAAAATGCATAATTCAAGTAAGAGTTGGTTTGTTGAGTTGGATCACACAACTTTACACGTGACATGCACTTGCAAGAAGTTTGAATCTATGGGTATTTTATGTGCACATTGTCTGTTGATTTATACGTCAAATAAAGTTTGTGAAATCCCTAAGGAATATATTTTGAGAAGATGGACTAAAGATGCgaggaaaagaataaaaaatttgcCAACCCAAAGTTGTTCTATGAATAGAAGTTCAGAATCTGAGATTGTTTACACCAATAGTATGATGCAAACTTGTTATAATCTTACTCATCTTAGCAAATATAGTGTGGAGTGTCGAGATATTTTTCAAAGACATCTCGAAAATGCTTCAGATGAGTTAGATGATTATTTAGAGAAATTGAACAGTAGTGCTGCCCATATTTCAGCAAAAAATTGTGAGAAAAACATAGAAGACAACAAGGTATTAGAGCCTCTTTATGTAAAAGCACCAGGTATTCGTAAAGAGCGTATTCTACGGCATTGGGAGaaacccaaaaaaagaaaaacttctcAACTGACTAATGGGAAAATTA AGAAATCTCAAAAAGATGTTGCACCATCAATAAAAAACATGTTTGAGGACAATGCTTACACTCCTCATCAAGCAATATCTCCTTTACCAGAAGTTAATTTGCAA GATGTTGATTTTGATTTGGATATGAATGAATCAAATGTCTCACTTTTAGCCTTGTTACAAAGTGTTGGGAACACAACACAG caATCATCTACAAGTACGTGGAAATCAGGAGCAAAGTACAATTGA